A part of Synechococcus sp. KORDI-49 genomic DNA contains:
- the fusA gene encoding elongation factor G, producing the protein MARAFPLERVRNIGIAAHIDAGKTTTTERILFYSGVVHKIGEVHDGAAVTDWMAQERERGITITAAAISTSWQDHRINIIDTPGHVDFTIEVERSMRVLDGVIAVFCAVGGVQPQSETVWRQADRYSVPRMVFVNKMDRTGADFLKVHSQIKDRLKANAAPIQLPIGAEGELSGIIDLVENKAHIYKDDLGQDIEVTDVPDDMKDQVAEWRNILMETVAETDETLIEKFLETGELSNEELKSGIRQGVLKHGLVPVLCGSAFKNKGVQLVLDAVVDYLPAPIDVPPIQGVLPDGSEAVRPSDDSAPFSALAFKVMADPYGKLTFVRMYSGILSKGSYVLNSTKDSKERISRLVVLKADDREEVDELRAGDLGAVLGLKATTTGDTLCSVEDPIVLETLFVPEPVISVAVEPKTKGDMEKLSKALVALAEEDPTFRVNTDQETGQTVIAGMGELHLEILVDRMLREFKVEANIGAPQVSYRETIRGSAGGEGKFSRQTGGKGQYGHVVIEMEPGEPESGFEFVNKIVGGVVPKEYIKPSEMGMKETCESGVIAGYPLIDVKVTMVDGSYHDVDSSEMAFKIAGSMAFKDAVKKCNPVLLEPMMKVEVEVPEDFLGSVIGDLSSRRGQVEGQAIDDGTSKVSAKVPLAEMFGYATELRSMTQGRGIFSMEFSHYEDVPRNVAEAIISKNQGNS; encoded by the coding sequence GTGGCCCGCGCTTTTCCCCTGGAACGCGTCAGAAATATTGGTATTGCAGCACACATTGACGCTGGTAAGACCACCACGACTGAACGGATCCTGTTTTATTCAGGAGTGGTGCACAAAATCGGCGAAGTGCACGATGGCGCCGCCGTAACCGACTGGATGGCCCAGGAGCGTGAGCGTGGCATCACCATCACGGCAGCAGCCATCTCCACCAGTTGGCAGGACCACCGAATCAACATCATCGACACGCCTGGGCACGTCGACTTCACTATCGAGGTGGAGCGCTCCATGCGCGTTCTCGATGGTGTGATCGCTGTGTTCTGTGCGGTCGGCGGCGTTCAGCCCCAGTCCGAGACGGTCTGGAGGCAAGCGGATCGCTACTCCGTGCCCCGCATGGTGTTCGTCAACAAGATGGATCGCACCGGAGCGGACTTCCTGAAGGTTCACAGTCAGATCAAGGACCGCCTGAAAGCCAATGCTGCACCGATCCAACTGCCGATCGGTGCTGAAGGGGAGCTGAGCGGCATCATCGACCTGGTGGAGAACAAGGCCCACATCTATAAGGACGACCTGGGTCAGGACATCGAAGTCACCGATGTTCCCGACGACATGAAGGATCAGGTCGCCGAGTGGCGCAACATCCTCATGGAAACGGTTGCGGAAACCGATGAGACCCTGATCGAGAAGTTCCTGGAAACCGGCGAACTCAGCAATGAAGAACTGAAGAGTGGCATCCGTCAGGGCGTGCTGAAGCACGGTCTGGTGCCGGTGCTCTGCGGCTCCGCCTTCAAGAACAAGGGTGTTCAGCTGGTTCTCGACGCCGTGGTCGACTACCTGCCCGCGCCCATCGACGTTCCCCCCATCCAGGGTGTGCTGCCCGACGGCAGTGAGGCGGTGCGCCCCTCCGACGACAGCGCGCCCTTCAGTGCTCTGGCCTTCAAGGTCATGGCCGATCCCTACGGCAAGCTCACCTTCGTTCGGATGTATTCCGGCATCCTGTCCAAGGGCAGCTACGTGCTGAACTCCACGAAGGATTCCAAGGAACGCATCTCTCGCCTCGTGGTGCTGAAGGCCGACGACCGCGAGGAAGTTGACGAACTGCGCGCCGGTGACCTCGGCGCCGTGCTCGGCCTGAAGGCGACCACGACCGGCGACACCCTCTGTTCCGTCGAAGACCCGATCGTCCTCGAGACCCTGTTCGTCCCCGAACCGGTGATCTCCGTGGCCGTTGAGCCCAAGACCAAGGGCGACATGGAGAAGCTCTCCAAAGCCCTGGTTGCACTGGCTGAGGAAGACCCGACCTTCCGTGTCAACACGGATCAGGAAACCGGTCAGACCGTGATCGCCGGCATGGGTGAACTCCACCTGGAAATCCTGGTGGACCGCATGCTGCGCGAGTTCAAGGTGGAAGCCAACATCGGCGCTCCGCAGGTGTCCTACCGGGAGACCATCCGCGGTTCAGCCGGTGGCGAAGGCAAGTTCTCCCGCCAGACCGGTGGTAAGGGCCAATACGGCCATGTGGTGATCGAAATGGAGCCCGGAGAGCCGGAATCCGGTTTCGAATTCGTCAACAAGATTGTTGGTGGTGTTGTCCCCAAGGAATACATCAAGCCCTCTGAGATGGGCATGAAGGAGACCTGCGAATCCGGCGTTATCGCCGGTTACCCGCTGATCGACGTGAAAGTCACGATGGTCGACGGCTCCTATCACGACGTCGACTCCTCGGAGATGGCGTTCAAGATCGCCGGCTCCATGGCCTTCAAAGATGCCGTCAAGAAGTGCAATCCTGTACTTCTTGAACCGATGATGAAGGTCGAGGTCGAGGTTCCCGAGGATTTCCTCGGCTCGGTCATCGGCGACCTGTCCTCCCGTCGGGGTCAGGTTGAAGGTCAGGCGATTGACGATGGCACGTCAAAAGTCTCGGCCAAGGTGCCCCTGGCCGAGATGTTCGGCTACGCCACCGAACTCCGATCCATGACCCAGGGTCGGGGTATTTTCTCGATGGAATTCAGCCACTACGAGGATGTTCCTCGCAACGTGGCCGAGGCCATCATCTCCAAGAATCAGGGCAATTCCTGA